Proteins encoded in a region of the Flavobacterium sp. PMTSA4 genome:
- a CDS encoding T9SS type A sorting domain-containing protein gives MKNIYFLLFTQVIFSQLQLASFYPTSGASGGFFGSSMAIDGNEIVSSTVSINGTLTQVGKVYVFNKIGNQIIQSQTLFENDVLHTDVYGNSVDIENDRIAVGAPRQGLNSSNTGAVYMYKKVNGNYQFHQKILSITNDQDDRFGTKVKIFNNRLYIGSNNNFYVYDLVNDDWILSQTITLPNVNSLGFAKILVSNNQLLISSLSNGLYYNTFELSNNQWVYQNSQNFNTSLGLFLYDSKIYVVQPQQFLINIYEFSNDNWVLNSSFNYTPTDQMFDKIVVNDSNIFLGSNSYILQMARKFPVKYFKKDNNNWLEQPNLYGQEPFSGFDDYFGSNIILEGDSLIIAATFEYSFVPVPTGRSYYADTTLSLNDNIPNSFYFYPNPTKDFLHLEDSFINEVRSISVFQIDGKMINTINSNFESIDLRNLTKGVYFLKILFNNDSIITKKVIKN, from the coding sequence ATGAAAAATATTTACTTTCTCCTTTTTACTCAAGTAATTTTTTCTCAATTACAATTAGCATCTTTTTATCCAACTTCTGGAGCAAGTGGTGGTTTTTTTGGTAGCAGTATGGCAATAGATGGCAATGAAATTGTTTCTTCGACAGTTTCTATTAATGGGACTTTAACACAAGTAGGTAAAGTTTATGTCTTTAATAAGATTGGTAACCAAATAATTCAATCACAAACTTTATTTGAAAATGATGTTTTACATACTGATGTATATGGAAATTCCGTTGATATAGAAAATGATAGAATTGCAGTTGGGGCTCCAAGGCAAGGGTTAAATAGTTCTAATACTGGAGCAGTTTACATGTATAAAAAAGTTAATGGTAATTATCAATTTCATCAAAAGATTTTATCAATAACCAATGATCAAGATGACCGCTTTGGAACTAAAGTAAAAATATTCAATAATCGTCTTTACATTGGCTCTAATAACAATTTTTATGTTTATGATTTAGTAAATGATGATTGGATCTTAAGTCAAACTATAACATTACCTAATGTAAATTCCTTAGGTTTTGCTAAAATTTTAGTTTCTAATAATCAACTTTTAATCTCTTCATTGTCCAATGGTTTATATTACAATACATTTGAACTAAGTAATAACCAGTGGGTTTATCAAAATTCGCAAAATTTTAATACTTCGCTTGGTTTATTTTTATATGACTCTAAAATTTATGTTGTTCAACCACAACAGTTTTTGATTAATATATACGAGTTTTCTAATGATAATTGGGTTCTGAACTCATCATTTAATTATACTCCAACTGATCAAATGTTTGACAAAATTGTAGTAAATGATTCGAATATTTTTCTTGGTTCTAATAGTTATATATTACAAATGGCTAGGAAATTTCCAGTAAAATATTTTAAGAAAGATAATAATAATTGGCTAGAACAACCAAATTTATACGGGCAAGAGCCATTTTCAGGATTTGACGATTATTTTGGTTCAAACATAATTTTAGAAGGAGACAGCTTAATTATTGCCGCAACCTTTGAATATAGTTTTGTTCCTGTGCCGACTGGAAGATCATATTATGCAGACACAACACTGAGTTTGAATGATAACATCCCTAATTCATTTTATTTCTATCCTAACCCAACCAAAGACTTTTTACACTTAGAAGATAGTTTTATTAATGAAGTAAGAAGTATTTCAGTATTTCAAATTGATGGAAAAATGATTAATACAATTAACTCCAACTTTGAATCAATTGATTTAAGGAATTTAACTAAAGGTGTATATTTTTTAAAAATATTATTCAATAACGATTCAATAATTACTAAAAAAGTTATTAAAAATTAA
- a CDS encoding acyl-CoA reductase yields MLQLDKKNCFIELGKFLSQFSLDNNSKNEAVLNNDLFYDDFITLIELSQSHNGWFTPEQVYYSINSWADALKEENLNQWLSKYDFSKVTPKTVGLILAGNIPLVGFHDFLSVLISGHNVLVKTSSNDQHLIKFLSKYLTSINPEIEKFITFTEGKLENFDAVIATGSNNTARHFEFYFKDKPSIIRKNRNSVAVLDGNETHDDLVNLGEDIFRYFGLGCRNVSKLFIPKDYNFEAFFKAMYEYKDVIFYEKYSNNYDYNKAVFLMSNFKLLDNEFMTLKEDTSYASPISSVFYENYEDLNTLKSRLELEKEQIQCIVSNDLIPNSIAFGQTQKPQLWDYADGVDTLEFLINL; encoded by the coding sequence ATGTTACAATTGGATAAAAAAAACTGTTTTATTGAATTAGGAAAATTTTTAAGCCAATTTTCATTAGACAATAATTCAAAAAATGAAGCAGTTCTGAACAATGATTTGTTTTATGATGATTTTATTACTCTGATTGAATTGTCACAATCGCATAATGGTTGGTTTACACCTGAACAAGTTTATTATTCAATCAATTCGTGGGCGGATGCTTTGAAAGAAGAAAACCTGAACCAATGGTTATCAAAATATGATTTTTCGAAAGTTACTCCAAAAACTGTTGGTTTAATACTTGCTGGAAATATTCCTTTAGTTGGTTTTCATGATTTTCTTTCCGTTTTAATTTCTGGTCATAATGTATTGGTAAAAACTTCGTCTAATGACCAACATTTAATCAAGTTTTTATCAAAATATTTAACCTCAATAAATCCAGAGATTGAGAAATTTATAACTTTTACGGAAGGAAAACTCGAAAATTTTGATGCTGTAATTGCTACAGGAAGCAATAATACTGCGCGCCATTTTGAGTTTTACTTTAAAGACAAACCAAGTATCATTCGTAAAAACAGAAATTCAGTTGCGGTTTTAGATGGAAATGAAACGCATGATGATTTAGTGAATTTAGGTGAAGATATTTTCAGGTATTTTGGTTTGGGTTGTCGCAATGTTTCTAAACTTTTTATTCCAAAGGATTATAATTTTGAAGCTTTCTTTAAAGCAATGTATGAATATAAAGATGTCATTTTTTATGAAAAATATTCTAACAATTACGATTACAACAAAGCGGTTTTCTTGATGAGTAATTTTAAATTGTTGGATAATGAATTCATGACATTAAAAGAAGATACAAGCTATGCTTCACCCATTTCTTCTGTGTTTTATGAAAACTATGAAGATTTAAATACTTTAAAAAGTCGTTTAGAGCTTGAAAAAGAACAAATTCAATGTATTGTTTCTAATGATTTAATTCCTAATTCCATTGCTTTTGGACAAACTCAAAAGCCACAACTTTGGGATTATGCTGATGGTGTTGATACTTTGGAGTTTTTGATTAATTTGTAA